The Diospyros lotus cultivar Yz01 chromosome 11, ASM1463336v1, whole genome shotgun sequence region ataaaatatcttgtatttattttattttatttaatatatgtaaaTTCCGAGCAAACTATTGATCCTTCCTTCACCCTCCCATTTTCAATTCCGTGTCCTGCTCTGAGCTTGCTTCAAAGGACCGGGAAAAAGTAGACTTTTAGGTAGAAAGAGATTTCCCTTGTATCAACTCTGAAACTCACAGATTTCCCCACCTTTAACTGCCATATTGACCAAGAAAAGGACAAACGGGGAGGAATTTCaccttttgataaaaaaaaaataaataaataaataaataaataaagaaagaaagaagaggagaCTTCAAAGCATGCTTGACAAAACATATTTGAATCACTTTACTGCAGAGACCCAATAATTCATGGTACATTAACTTATTTGACATCATCAATGCTTTACTTATAAGGATATTAGATATCGATaataaaactcataaatatCGTAAtatatatgaagcatatgtttgatcaaatgatttttttggGATGACAGTCCCATCCGGACACCCCGCCACCACACCCTTATAGTGTCAAACAGATAAGTCTGAATATTATCCATCAGTGATTGTGTGCGTTAGGATAGGATTCGAACCTAAAAACCAGGCTAGCTCACCTCCTCCGAGCCCCCAGCTGACCGCTGAAGCCACCTAAGGTGATCAAATGATTCTCTGTTCTTATTAATGACCAAACATATGTTTTTACTTTGTTACCCAAATCTTTTAGGGAACACCTCAAACTAACTATATTTATCAATATAGGACAATTAAACCAAAAGTCCATCCACCCTACTACATTGGCAATCTTCAACTCCATCGGTAGTTAGCGTCTCCAAAAAAAGTCTGGTAGCCTCACTAAACTTTGAAACCCAACTAACGTGAGATGttcgagaaagagagagagagagagagagtcaccTTTTAGTCATACCTAAAGAGAGAGCTACCCTTTAGTCATACCTAACCTAATGCCTAATGTGGGTAGGGGTCGTGAGGATAACAAACAGTCCCATGTTTTATTATTCTCAAGTCCAGACCAGATGAACTGTCTGTCTCCATGTGCCCGAGCCTATCCGTGGACCCAAATCCAGATGCAATGCCATCATCTCGAGGcacaacaaataattattaaaaaatacacaGCTTTGAGCTTTCTTTCCCTAAAAAGCAAAATGGAACAATAAAACcctatttaattaatagttcatCAACCCCCCCCCAGTATTTTATATTTAGCACTTTTAGCGGCTAATCCTTCTCTAATCAAATCCCACCAACCAATTGTCTTCCAGATTCTGATACCCTCCCAGAAGATTATCCCAGGAAAATAGTGACCCAGATCAAGTCGAGATCCGTCTTCTTTTCACTTCCAAAACTGTGATTACTTAAACAGCCCACAAGAGATGGCAAAAACACATCTGATTACACTTAAACAGAGTCGGGAAGAGAGTAGAGAGCTTCTACAAAATTAACGGTTACgagtatatatacacataatttaatatggcaaaaacaggaaaaaaaaacacagaaGGGACAACAGTAATGACAAGAACAGTAAGGATTACTTTAAAACGACGGGACGACGCCGTATCCTGCGTCGGCAGCGACCAAGGCCACCGGAGAGTTGTTGAACATGCCGTCGATCTCGACGTCCGTGCGCTTCGCGAAACGGCCTTTGATTCGGGGCCTCGTCTCGGCATAGGCCTTCCTCGAAGCGTATCGGATTGTTTTCTCGAACTTTCGGTTCTTCCGCTTCTCTCTGTACCTCAACACCCTCGCTTCCCTGTCGATCCCTGAGACAGCCACGGTGTCGGTTGCGGTCCGCTGTCCGATGGTGGTGGTTGAAACGTCCGCCATGGCGTTGTGGTCTGGCACCACTCCTACTTCCAGAGACGACGACGACACCTGTAATCAGACACCGTGAATGTATTGTAAGCAGCTCAGATCTAACACCCACTTTTTTTTGCgaggaaaaatactgaaataTTTGACAGTCCAATAAGATACTGGTTAACGAATCATGTAATCAAACTCGCGTGCGGAAATTAAGGATTcacaatttttcaacttttatcTCCAACTAAAATTCCAACAATTTGGCGACTGAAACAAgcgaaaaacaaaataatattcacTGAATTTTTACTTTCCAGGAAGTCAAAGATGGACGAGAAAGATTGGAGATGAGAAATGGTAGCATACACTTTGGCTGAGAGATTGGGAGCTGAAGTTGTAGAGAAAAGGCTTGGATCCAGTGTAGTCGAGGTCATAGCAAGGTAGACCGTCCACCAAGGAGGGAGGCTGATGAACGTTCTTGCTCCGCACCGGCACAACCCCGTCGGTAGCTGAGCTGTAGTGTTGCTGATGTTGATGTGGCTTCTGATCTCCGGCCATGATGTCAAGATCAAGATACGTATCAACATCGGAGAACAGATACTCAGCCGGCTTCAGATCGGGACTCTCCATGACCTTAGGGTTCGGAAGCAGCCAGGACGCGGCCTCGGCCTCCTCCTCCGCGGCCTCGCCGCCGTTGAGGTCCGAGAAGCAGCGGTCCTCGCCGCCTCCATGCGCGGTGGGGGACTTGATCGGACAGTCGTAGAACGGCGTGACCGGAAGGCGCTCGTGACGACGGGCCAGGGGATTGGCGGAGTGGATGTCGCGGTCGCAGGTGGCGCAGAGAGCTGCAGCGTCGGCCTTACAGGTGACGCTGGCCGGGGCCTGCTCGCACACCTCGCACATCCAGACCCGCGCGTGCCTTGACGCCAGTTTGTTCACGGCGTGGATCTTGGCGTCGCAGCCGACGCAGAGGAAGGCCGTGTCGGCGCGGCAGAACAGCGTCGCCGTCGCCGATTTGCAAGAGTCGCAGAGCTTGGCCGCGACAGTCCATGTATCTccacccattctctctctctctctttctatttctctctaGAACTGTATAGAAGCAGCTTCTGCGTGTGTTTTAGGTAATGGATTGTAGTCAACACCGTCCCCCGCTCTTAGCCCCTcttcacactctctctctctctctctctctgagtatCGCTTTCCTTCTATCGACTGGATAGAGGATATCTGGGGAACGACCAATGAACGCGTGCCACGTAGAATCCTCTTAGCCAAATAAAACGCTTACAACTAGACCCGGAACGTCTAGTATTATACGCTTAATGGAACATTTTCTCAAAGCTATAATGAATTTGGCACTATTGCATTTGATTgccattttttcataaaaaatcgtcattttttacctaaattttaatttttaagacgcttgatttattaatttttttagataaattattttctaacttTTAGTCAAGTTCTCACTTTCGctggaaatgattttttttatgaggagtcgttttaatttttttgagaattcACGTATCGCGCATTATCTAACACTTTTTGTCCACCCAAATTTCATCGCAC contains the following coding sequences:
- the LOC127813686 gene encoding zinc finger protein CONSTANS-LIKE 4, with protein sequence MGGDTWTVAAKLCDSCKSATATLFCRADTAFLCVGCDAKIHAVNKLASRHARVWMCEVCEQAPASVTCKADAAALCATCDRDIHSANPLARRHERLPVTPFYDCPIKSPTAHGGGEDRCFSDLNGGEAAEEEAEAASWLLPNPKVMESPDLKPAEYLFSDVDTYLDLDIMAGDQKPHQHQQHYSSATDGVVPVRSKNVHQPPSLVDGLPCYDLDYTGSKPFLYNFSSQSLSQSVSSSSLEVGVVPDHNAMADVSTTTIGQRTATDTVAVSGIDREARVLRYREKRKNRKFEKTIRYASRKAYAETRPRIKGRFAKRTDVEIDGMFNNSPVALVAADAGYGVVPSF